One genomic segment of Alicycliphilus denitrificans K601 includes these proteins:
- a CDS encoding alpha/beta fold hydrolase: MYQALRHARTESVPIRTLRYHVRLWGDALPGQPPLVLLHGWMDVGASYQFVVDAFGAAFAAGRLIIAPDWRGFGRSRLPGPCDGYPFADYLADLDQLLDHYAGGTPVDLAGHSMGGNVAMMYAGARPARIRRLVNLEGFGLPATQPAQAPGRYAQWMDELRQFERGEMALKDYDSADGVAQRLMKTNPRLDAGKAAWLARHWAHEDAHGRWHIMGDAAHKIVNPQIYRVDEALALYEAITAPVLSVHASSGSLGRWGERYTLQEYLQRLAHVRDHCTAVVHDAGHMLHHDQPAQVARLIEDFVAAATPAG, from the coding sequence ATGTACCAAGCCCTGCGCCATGCCCGTACCGAGTCCGTCCCCATCCGCACGCTGCGCTACCACGTGCGCCTGTGGGGCGATGCCCTGCCCGGCCAGCCGCCCCTGGTGCTGCTGCACGGCTGGATGGACGTGGGCGCCTCCTACCAGTTCGTGGTCGATGCCTTCGGCGCGGCCTTCGCGGCGGGGCGCCTGATCATCGCCCCCGACTGGCGCGGCTTCGGCCGCTCGCGCCTGCCCGGGCCCTGCGACGGCTACCCGTTCGCGGACTACCTGGCCGACCTGGACCAGTTGCTGGACCACTACGCGGGCGGCACGCCAGTGGACCTGGCGGGCCACAGCATGGGCGGCAACGTGGCCATGATGTATGCGGGCGCGCGGCCCGCGCGCATCCGCCGCCTGGTGAACCTGGAGGGCTTCGGCCTGCCGGCCACGCAGCCCGCGCAGGCGCCCGGCCGCTACGCGCAGTGGATGGACGAGCTACGGCAGTTCGAGCGCGGCGAGATGGCGCTCAAGGACTACGACAGCGCCGACGGCGTGGCCCAGCGCCTGATGAAGACCAACCCGCGCCTGGACGCCGGCAAGGCCGCCTGGCTGGCCCGCCACTGGGCGCACGAGGATGCGCACGGGCGCTGGCACATCATGGGCGACGCCGCGCACAAGATCGTGAACCCGCAGATCTACCGCGTGGACGAGGCCCTGGCCCTGTACGAAGCCATCACCGCCCCCGTGCTGTCGGTGCATGCCAGCAGCGGCAGCCTGGGCCGCTGGGGGGAGCGCTACACCCTGCAGGAATACCTCCAGCGCCTGGCCCATGTGCGCGACCACTGCACGGCCGTGGTGCACGACGCCGGCCACATGCTGCACCACGACCAGCCCGCGCAGGTGGCGCGGCTGATCGAGGACTTCGTGGCCGCGGCCACGCCCGCTGGCTGA
- a CDS encoding diaminopimelate dehydrogenase, translating into MGLDNNARTAIRIGIVGYGNLGRGVEAAVARNSDMAVAGIYTRRDPAQIEPMGAGVPVHAMDSLPGHKGGIDVLVLCGGSKDDLPRQSPELAAHFSLVDSFDTHARIPEHFAAVDAAAQAGRTTALISAGWDPGMFSINRVMGEALLPDGATYTFWGKGLSQGHSDAVRRVPGVAGGVQYTIPVDEAVAQVRSGLRPALTTREKHRRECFVVLEAGADASAVRKTIVTMPHYFDEYDTTVHFIGAEELAREHGAMPHGGFVIRSGNTSQENKQVIEYRLQLDSNPEFTSSVLVAYARAVHRMQQAGQWGCKTVFDVAPGLLSPRSAAELRAQLL; encoded by the coding sequence ATGGGTCTCGACAACAACGCCCGCACCGCCATCCGCATCGGCATCGTGGGCTACGGCAACCTGGGGCGCGGCGTGGAGGCGGCGGTCGCCAGGAACTCCGACATGGCGGTCGCCGGCATCTACACGCGCCGCGATCCGGCGCAGATCGAGCCCATGGGCGCGGGCGTGCCGGTGCACGCCATGGACAGCCTGCCCGGCCACAAGGGCGGCATCGACGTGCTGGTCCTGTGCGGCGGCTCCAAGGACGACCTGCCGCGCCAGAGCCCCGAGCTGGCCGCGCACTTCAGCCTGGTGGACAGCTTCGACACCCATGCGCGCATCCCCGAGCATTTCGCCGCCGTGGATGCCGCCGCGCAGGCCGGCAGGACCACGGCGCTGATCTCGGCGGGCTGGGACCCGGGCATGTTCTCCATCAACCGCGTGATGGGCGAGGCCCTGCTGCCCGACGGCGCCACCTACACCTTCTGGGGCAAGGGCCTGAGCCAGGGGCATTCCGATGCCGTGCGCCGCGTTCCCGGCGTGGCCGGCGGCGTGCAGTACACCATCCCCGTAGACGAGGCCGTGGCCCAGGTGCGCAGCGGCCTGCGCCCGGCGCTCACCACGCGCGAGAAGCACCGGCGCGAATGCTTCGTGGTGCTGGAGGCGGGCGCCGACGCCAGCGCCGTGCGCAAGACCATCGTCACCATGCCGCACTACTTCGACGAGTACGACACCACGGTGCACTTCATCGGCGCCGAGGAGCTGGCGCGCGAGCACGGTGCCATGCCGCACGGCGGCTTCGTGATCCGCAGCGGCAACACCTCGCAGGAGAACAAGCAGGTTATCGAATACCGCCTGCAGCTGGACAGCAACCCCGAGTTCACCTCCAGCGTGCTCGTGGCCTACGCGCGCGCCGTGCACCGCATGCAGCAGGCGGGCCAATGGGGCTGCAAGACCGTGTTCGACGTGGCGCCGGGCCTGCTGTCGCCCAGGAGCGCGGCCGAGCTGCGCGCGCAGCTGCTGTAA
- the prfB gene encoding peptide chain release factor 2 (programmed frameshift), translating into MEAEHINQIGATLEDLANRTQELRRYLDYDAKYERLRTVNASLEDPNVWNDPKKAQELGKEKKLLDGVVLTLQKLTAELADNAELYEMSREEGDEAGLLAIEGEAAKLLPLIEELEFRRMFSKEADPLNCYIDIQAGAGGTEACDWAGMLLRQYLKYAERKGFKATVDEETPGDVAGIKSATIHIEGEYAYGLLRTETGVHRLVRKSPFDSSGGRHTSFASLFVYPEVDDSIEININPADVRTDTYRASGAGGQHINKTDSAVRLTHIPTGIVVQCQDGRSQHSNRDVAWQRLRSKLYEHEMQKRMVEQQKLEDTKTDVGWGHQIRSYVLDNSRIKDLRTNVEVSATQKVLDGDLDVFIEASLKQGI; encoded by the exons ATGGAAGCAGAACACATCAATCAGATCGGCGCCACCCTCGAAGACCTGGCCAACCGCACGCAAGAGCTACGGAGGTATCTT GACTACGATGCCAAGTACGAGCGCCTGCGCACGGTAAACGCATCGCTGGAAGACCCGAACGTCTGGAACGACCCCAAGAAGGCCCAGGAACTCGGCAAGGAAAAGAAGCTGCTCGACGGCGTGGTGCTCACGCTGCAGAAGCTGACCGCCGAGCTGGCCGACAACGCCGAGCTCTACGAGATGAGCCGCGAGGAAGGCGACGAGGCCGGCCTGCTCGCGATCGAGGGCGAGGCCGCCAAGCTGCTGCCGCTGATCGAGGAGCTCGAATTCCGCCGCATGTTCAGCAAGGAGGCCGACCCGCTGAACTGCTACATCGACATCCAGGCCGGCGCGGGCGGCACCGAGGCCTGCGACTGGGCCGGCATGCTGCTGCGCCAGTACCTCAAGTACGCCGAGCGCAAGGGCTTCAAGGCCACGGTCGATGAAGAGACGCCCGGCGACGTGGCCGGCATCAAGAGCGCCACCATCCACATCGAGGGCGAATACGCCTACGGCCTGCTGCGCACAGAGACCGGCGTGCACCGCCTGGTGCGCAAGAGCCCGTTCGACAGCTCGGGCGGGCGCCACACCTCGTTCGCCAGCCTGTTCGTCTACCCCGAGGTGGACGACTCGATCGAGATCAACATCAACCCCGCCGACGTGCGCACCGACACCTACCGCGCCAGCGGTGCGGGCGGCCAGCACATCAACAAGACCGACTCGGCCGTGCGCCTCACGCACATCCCCACGGGCATCGTGGTGCAGTGCCAGGACGGGCGCAGCCAGCACTCCAACCGCGACGTGGCCTGGCAGCGCCTGCGCTCCAAGCTCTACGAGCACGAGATGCAAAAGCGCATGGTGGAGCAGCAGAAGCTCGAGGACACCAAGACCGACGTGGGCTGGGGCCACCAGATCCGCTCCTACGTGCTGGACAACAGCCGCATCAAGGACCTGCGCACCAACGTGGAGGTATCGGCCACCCAGAAGGTGCTGGACGGCGACCTGGACGTATTCATCGAAGCCTCGCTCAAGCAGGGCATATAA
- the pepN gene encoding aminopeptidase N, with amino-acid sequence MKEGHTKATQRLDYAPPAYWIDSVELTFDLDPAKTRVLNRMRLRRNPGVAPQPLRLDGEELNLARVMVNGAGSSFKMEGDKLVLENLPEGNDPFELEIFTTCAPAKNTQLSGLYVSGDTFFTQCEAEGFRRITYFLDRPDVMASYQVLLRADKAQYPVLLSNGNLVESGELDGGRHFARWADPHRKPSYLFALVAGKLVAREQQIVSRAGKPHLLQVWVRPGDLGKTEHAMNSLMAAIAWDEARFGLSLDLERFMIVATSDFNMGAMENKGLNIFNTKYVLASEATATDVDFANIESVVGHEYFHNWTGNRVTCRDWFQLSLKEGLTVFRDQEFSQDMAGSPSARAVKRIEDVRVLRTAQFPEDAGPMAHPVRPDSYVEINNFYTVTIYEKGAEVVRMQHNLVGREGFARGMKLYFERHDGHAVTCDDFVQAMADANPASPLALHLEQFKRWYSQAGTPHVKAVGQYDADARRYTLTLSQSCAATPGQPEKHPFVIPVALGLLGTDGRALPLQLEGEAAAGGTERTVVLTEPSMTLAFVNVDSPPVPSLLRGFSAPVILDCEYGDAELLALLTHDGDAFNRWEAGQRLMLRIAINAIADEAVTTDAAGQIHQNILPAALAQAMRDVLRHPQLDAAFKELVLTLPSESYIAEQLGVVDPQRIHAVREALRQQLAVALQADWAWAWEEHHAGGAHRPDAVSSGRRALAGLALSMLCLAARQSGDAVWPGKTYQRFKDAGNMTDRFNALSALVMSGHELAAPALARFHAMFKDDALVLDKWFALQAGSTDRGGNVLPAVKALMKHPDFHIKNPNRARSVIFSYCSANPGAFHRQDAAGYVFWADRVLELDALNPQVAARLARALDRWNRLAEPYRTAAREAIARVAAKPDLSNDVREVVTRALAD; translated from the coding sequence ATGAAAGAAGGACACACCAAGGCCACGCAGCGCCTGGACTATGCGCCGCCTGCGTACTGGATCGACAGCGTCGAGCTGACGTTCGACCTCGATCCGGCCAAGACCCGCGTCTTGAACAGGATGCGCCTGCGCCGCAACCCCGGCGTGGCGCCCCAGCCGCTGCGCCTCGATGGCGAGGAGCTGAACCTGGCGCGCGTCATGGTCAACGGCGCCGGCAGCTCTTTCAAGATGGAGGGCGACAAGCTGGTGCTGGAGAACCTGCCCGAAGGCAACGACCCCTTCGAGCTGGAGATCTTCACCACCTGCGCCCCCGCCAAGAACACCCAGCTGTCGGGCCTGTACGTGAGCGGTGACACCTTCTTCACGCAGTGCGAGGCCGAGGGCTTTAGGCGCATCACCTACTTCCTCGACCGCCCCGACGTGATGGCCAGCTACCAGGTGCTGCTGCGCGCCGACAAGGCCCAGTACCCGGTGCTGCTGTCCAACGGCAACCTGGTGGAGAGCGGCGAGCTCGACGGCGGCCGCCATTTCGCGCGCTGGGCCGATCCGCACAGGAAGCCCAGCTACCTTTTCGCCCTGGTGGCGGGCAAGCTCGTCGCGCGCGAGCAGCAGATCGTCAGCCGCGCCGGCAAGCCCCACCTGCTGCAGGTCTGGGTGCGCCCGGGCGACCTGGGCAAGACCGAGCACGCCATGAACTCGCTCATGGCGGCCATCGCCTGGGACGAGGCGCGCTTCGGCCTCTCGCTCGACCTGGAGCGCTTCATGATCGTCGCCACCAGCGACTTCAACATGGGCGCCATGGAAAACAAGGGCCTGAACATCTTCAACACCAAGTACGTGCTGGCGAGCGAGGCCACCGCCACCGACGTGGACTTCGCCAACATCGAAAGCGTGGTGGGCCACGAGTACTTCCACAACTGGACGGGCAACCGCGTCACCTGCCGCGACTGGTTCCAGCTCTCGCTGAAAGAGGGCCTGACGGTGTTCCGCGACCAGGAATTCAGCCAGGACATGGCGGGCAGCCCCTCGGCGCGCGCCGTCAAGCGCATCGAGGACGTGCGCGTGCTGCGCACCGCCCAGTTCCCCGAGGACGCGGGCCCCATGGCCCACCCCGTGCGCCCCGACAGCTACGTCGAGATCAACAACTTCTACACCGTCACCATCTACGAGAAGGGCGCCGAGGTCGTGCGCATGCAGCACAACCTGGTGGGCCGCGAAGGCTTTGCGCGCGGCATGAAGCTGTACTTCGAGCGCCACGACGGCCATGCCGTGACCTGCGACGACTTCGTGCAGGCCATGGCCGACGCCAACCCCGCCAGCCCCCTGGCCCTGCACCTGGAGCAGTTCAAGCGCTGGTACTCCCAGGCCGGCACGCCGCACGTCAAGGCTGTGGGCCAGTACGACGCCGACGCGCGCCGCTACACGCTCACGCTGTCGCAAAGCTGCGCCGCCACGCCGGGCCAGCCGGAGAAGCACCCCTTCGTCATCCCCGTGGCCCTGGGCCTGCTGGGCACCGACGGCCGCGCCCTGCCCCTGCAGCTCGAAGGCGAGGCCGCGGCAGGCGGCACCGAGCGCACCGTGGTGCTGACCGAGCCGAGCATGACGCTCGCCTTCGTGAACGTGGACAGCCCGCCCGTGCCCTCGCTGCTGCGCGGTTTCAGCGCCCCGGTGATCCTGGACTGCGAGTATGGCGACGCCGAACTGCTCGCCCTGCTGACGCACGACGGCGACGCCTTCAACCGCTGGGAGGCCGGCCAGCGCCTGATGCTGCGCATCGCTATCAATGCAATAGCTGACGAGGCAGTCACCACGGACGCTGCGGGCCAGATCCACCAAAACATCTTGCCCGCCGCGCTGGCGCAGGCCATGCGCGACGTGCTGCGCCACCCGCAGCTCGACGCCGCGTTCAAGGAGCTGGTGCTCACGCTGCCGTCGGAGAGCTACATCGCCGAGCAGCTCGGCGTGGTCGATCCCCAGCGCATCCACGCCGTGCGCGAGGCGCTGCGCCAGCAGCTGGCCGTGGCGCTCCAGGCCGACTGGGCCTGGGCCTGGGAGGAGCACCACGCCGGCGGCGCCCACCGCCCCGATGCCGTGAGCAGCGGCCGCCGCGCGCTTGCCGGCCTGGCCCTCTCCATGCTGTGCCTTGCCGCGCGCCAGAGCGGCGACGCGGTATGGCCCGGCAAGACCTACCAGCGCTTCAAGGATGCGGGCAACATGACCGACCGCTTCAACGCGCTGTCGGCCCTGGTCATGAGCGGCCACGAACTGGCCGCGCCCGCACTGGCGCGCTTTCACGCCATGTTCAAGGACGACGCGCTGGTGCTCGACAAATGGTTCGCCCTGCAGGCCGGCAGCACCGACCGCGGCGGCAACGTGCTGCCCGCCGTAAAGGCCTTGATGAAGCACCCCGACTTCCACATCAAGAACCCCAACCGCGCGCGCAGCGTCATCTTCAGCTACTGCAGCGCCAACCCCGGCGCCTTCCACCGCCAGGACGCGGCGGGCTACGTGTTCTGGGCCGACCGCGTGCTCGAACTCGACGCCCTGAACCCGCAGGTCGCCGCCCGCCTGGCGCGCGCGCTCGACCGCTGGAATAGGCTCGCCGAGCCCTACCGCACGGCCGCGCGCGAGGCCATCGCCCGCGTGGCCGCCAAGCCCGACCTGTCCAACGACGTGCGCGAAGTCGTCACGCGCGCCCTTGCCGATTGA
- a CDS encoding class 1 fructose-bisphosphatase, with amino-acid sequence MPERISLTRYLVEQQRVHGHIPSELRLLLEVVARACKRIAQAVNKGELGEVMGTAGTENVQGEVQKKLDIIANETLIEANEWGGHLAAMASEEMEGIYVVPNRYPQGEYLLMFDPLDGSSNIDVNVSIGTIFSVLKKPEGHPGVHDEDFLQPGRCQVAAGYCIYGPQTTLVLTVGDGVAMFTLDREQGSFVLIRENVQIPEDTREFAINMSNMRHWDAPVRRYIDECLAGKEGIRGKDFNMRWVASMVADVHRILSRGGIFMYPWDKREPNKPGKLRLMYEANPMGWLVEQAGGAATNGKQRILDIQPTQLHERVSVILGSKNEVERVTGYHNGI; translated from the coding sequence ATGCCAGAACGCATCAGCCTCACCCGCTACCTCGTCGAGCAGCAGCGCGTGCACGGGCACATCCCCTCCGAGCTGCGCCTGCTGCTGGAAGTGGTGGCCCGCGCCTGCAAGCGCATCGCCCAGGCCGTCAACAAGGGCGAGCTGGGCGAAGTGATGGGCACCGCCGGCACCGAGAACGTGCAGGGCGAAGTCCAGAAGAAGCTCGACATCATCGCCAACGAGACCCTGATCGAGGCCAACGAATGGGGCGGCCACCTCGCGGCCATGGCCAGCGAGGAGATGGAAGGCATCTACGTCGTACCCAACCGCTACCCTCAGGGCGAATACCTGCTGATGTTCGACCCTCTCGACGGCTCCAGCAACATCGACGTGAACGTGAGCATAGGCACCATCTTCAGCGTGCTGAAGAAGCCCGAAGGCCACCCCGGCGTGCACGACGAGGACTTCCTGCAGCCCGGCCGCTGCCAGGTGGCGGCCGGCTACTGCATCTACGGGCCGCAGACCACGCTGGTGCTCACCGTGGGTGACGGCGTGGCCATGTTCACGCTGGACCGCGAGCAGGGCTCGTTCGTGCTCATCCGTGAGAACGTGCAGATCCCCGAGGACACCAGGGAATTCGCCATCAACATGAGCAACATGCGCCACTGGGACGCGCCCGTGCGCCGCTACATCGACGAGTGCCTCGCCGGCAAGGAAGGCATCCGCGGCAAGGACTTCAACATGCGCTGGGTCGCCAGCATGGTGGCCGACGTGCACCGCATCCTGAGCCGCGGCGGCATCTTCATGTACCCCTGGGACAAGCGCGAGCCGAACAAGCCCGGCAAGCTGCGCCTGATGTACGAGGCCAACCCCATGGGCTGGCTGGTCGAGCAGGCCGGCGGCGCCGCGACGAACGGGAAACAGCGCATCCTCGACATCCAGCCCACCCAGTTGCACGAGCGCGTGAGCGTGATCCTGGGTTCGAAAAACGAGGTCGAACGCGTGACAGGCTACCATAACGGTATATAA
- a CDS encoding ArdC family protein: MTDLYQSITERIIGALESGAIPWQFPWKREPGGAMPANLSTGRLYRGINTLLLNMTAMHEGYRRNRWLTYQQARMLGAHVRRGETGTPIVFFKMLEVDETGRSCAANDAPAAKDVPMLRSFTVFNADQIEDLPPTLAQPEQAPDWSPVEEAERLLAASGAVIRHGGDQAFYRPSDDVIQLPLRGAFPQATGYYGVALHELTHWTGHASRCNRPMQSRQHLTAYAFEELVAEMGAAFLCGHCGIDAELQHAGYIAHWLEALRHDKRLVFTAASMAQKAADFVLGNEVTEPIPDTVVLAA; encoded by the coding sequence ATGACCGACCTGTACCAATCCATCACCGAGCGCATCATCGGCGCCCTCGAATCTGGCGCCATCCCGTGGCAGTTTCCGTGGAAGCGGGAACCGGGCGGCGCCATGCCCGCCAACCTGAGCACCGGACGCCTGTATCGCGGCATCAACACCCTGTTGCTCAACATGACCGCCATGCACGAAGGCTACCGGCGCAATCGCTGGCTGACCTACCAGCAGGCGCGAATGCTGGGCGCCCACGTGCGCCGGGGCGAAACCGGCACACCCATCGTCTTCTTCAAGATGCTGGAAGTCGATGAGACCGGGCGATCCTGCGCCGCCAACGATGCCCCGGCAGCCAAGGATGTGCCCATGCTGCGCTCGTTCACGGTCTTCAACGCCGATCAGATCGAGGACTTGCCGCCAACGCTGGCGCAGCCTGAACAGGCTCCCGACTGGAGCCCGGTCGAGGAAGCCGAGCGCCTGCTGGCCGCTTCGGGCGCCGTCATTCGCCATGGCGGCGATCAGGCGTTTTACCGACCTTCCGATGACGTGATCCAGTTGCCGCTGCGCGGCGCGTTCCCGCAGGCCACCGGCTACTACGGCGTGGCCCTGCACGAGTTGACGCACTGGACAGGCCATGCCTCCCGCTGCAACCGCCCCATGCAGAGCCGCCAGCACCTCACGGCCTACGCCTTCGAGGAGTTGGTTGCCGAGATGGGGGCGGCATTTCTGTGCGGTCACTGCGGCATTGATGCCGAGCTTCAGCACGCGGGCTACATCGCCCACTGGCTGGAAGCCCTGCGCCATGACAAGCGTTTGGTCTTCACCGCTGCGTCCATGGCGCAGAAGGCAGCGGACTTCGTGCTCGGTAACGAGGTCACGGAGCCCATTCCAGATACTGTCGTGCTAGCTGCTTAA
- a CDS encoding helix-turn-helix domain-containing protein → MVKKKHPGKPLAQRLGTQIATLRKTKEWTQADLAERIGVEPETISRVERGATTPSLQTLEKISHCLRVRIGELLAETSAQPDDQATKIAAWLAELDEPHRSFVVDLVKRTCDHLRSA, encoded by the coding sequence ATGGTCAAGAAGAAGCATCCGGGCAAGCCGTTGGCGCAGCGCCTCGGCACCCAGATCGCCACACTGCGCAAGACCAAGGAATGGACTCAGGCCGATCTGGCCGAGCGCATTGGTGTCGAGCCAGAAACCATCAGCCGTGTCGAACGCGGCGCGACTACGCCATCCCTACAGACACTCGAAAAAATCAGCCATTGCCTGCGCGTGCGCATCGGCGAGTTGTTGGCCGAGACATCCGCTCAGCCGGACGATCAGGCCACCAAAATTGCAGCGTGGCTTGCCGAGTTGGATGAGCCTCACCGATCCTTCGTAGTCGATCTGGTCAAGCGCACCTGCGACCATCTGCGCAGCGCATAG
- a CDS encoding DUF4124 domain-containing protein, which produces MNSKYIFNVVGALVLCIVLLPSASMAQVFKCKDASGKTAYQSTPCAAAQQESRPVILDSPTLTDEEKFNAAAYAAGMTPKEAKRLLQGGPASPGQPVAGGGQVEPREQNQPRAVDPRNAAYRCTRLDGTSYVSSTPCPKRGHVAVNGTTTSGAPATGGFWAPMQQEVIDKGEACQEAKARRDRSEESHRKQGRAMPDEYRRRLDQNVSDVCKR; this is translated from the coding sequence ATGAACAGCAAGTACATCTTCAATGTCGTTGGGGCACTGGTGCTCTGCATCGTCCTGTTGCCATCGGCATCCATGGCACAGGTTTTCAAGTGCAAGGATGCGTCCGGCAAAACCGCGTACCAAAGCACGCCGTGCGCAGCAGCACAACAGGAGTCGCGCCCCGTCATCCTTGATTCCCCCACGTTGACCGACGAGGAAAAATTCAATGCGGCGGCCTACGCGGCAGGGATGACGCCGAAAGAGGCCAAACGGCTTCTGCAAGGTGGTCCGGCGAGTCCCGGTCAACCTGTTGCCGGTGGAGGTCAAGTCGAACCGCGTGAGCAGAACCAGCCCCGAGCTGTCGATCCGCGCAATGCGGCGTACCGTTGTACGAGGCTCGATGGCACCTCGTATGTCAGCAGCACGCCATGTCCAAAACGAGGGCATGTGGCCGTCAACGGAACAACTACCAGCGGCGCACCGGCCACTGGGGGATTCTGGGCACCGATGCAGCAAGAGGTGATCGACAAAGGCGAAGCCTGTCAGGAGGCGAAGGCACGCCGCGACCGATCGGAAGAGAGCCATCGCAAACAGGGCCGTGCCATGCCGGACGAATACCGGCGCAGACTGGATCAGAACGTCAGTGACGTGTGCAAAAGGTGA
- a CDS encoding terminase small subunit encodes MQSRNRNREQRAKQTRFVREYAVDCNGAAAAVRAGYSPRSAKVTASRLLTKANVQRALRQIQQADAERLSLSREAVIGQLQDAIDFARVKQDPMAMIVGLRELGRMMGYYEAND; translated from the coding sequence ATGCAGAGTCGTAACCGAAACCGGGAACAACGCGCGAAGCAGACTCGCTTTGTGCGCGAATACGCCGTGGACTGCAACGGCGCGGCGGCGGCGGTGCGGGCAGGCTATTCGCCGCGCTCGGCCAAGGTGACGGCGAGTCGGCTGCTAACCAAGGCTAACGTGCAGCGGGCGCTGCGGCAGATTCAGCAGGCGGATGCCGAGCGGTTGTCACTCAGTCGTGAAGCGGTGATTGGGCAACTACAGGACGCAATCGATTTCGCGCGGGTCAAGCAAGACCCGATGGCGATGATCGTGGGGCTGCGGGAGTTGGGGCGGATGATGGGATATTACGAGGCCAACGATTGA
- a CDS encoding AAA family ATPase gives MLPIKFADPSRLYSSGDLKTQLRLVVTNGGPSASHGTRPPQLAVHEDNPFLNSYPDGERTAALTKVVGDLLSKSHPVDMVHQIALDWNARQSPPLDVDKVRRTVESLAKTDARNHPERHKVPLTPLFDIADANIDLLLRTSPPVRRWLLSGMLPLGIVGMIVAPGGTGKSQFVLQMGVTVATGIPLCDVWQGGERGTALLLLAEDEIDEVHRRLDRIITELSPSHPAMAADLRKGLFIKSLTASNNLMTRAQRRGDVEATDYVDRLLLTVAGIPDLKLIVIDPASRFRGGDENAADDTTRFIEQLERLRHATGATVLVCHHANKASMNPTTGTRGQAATRGSSAMTDGVRWQLNLSPATKEAKVGLDASKHYLSAELTKSNYGPPIDAEILIRKPNGYLVGLRASGVPVTLEDRVLQLIRDEAALGKSYSANQIENTFGGEGGSLKAGKNSVRKAVNALLNAGKIRRDHGKLVAMPDKPINFPSAAGSIP, from the coding sequence ATGTTGCCGATCAAATTTGCCGATCCGTCCCGCCTCTATTCGTCTGGCGACTTGAAAACACAACTGCGCTTGGTGGTCACGAACGGTGGCCCGTCCGCCAGCCACGGTACACGTCCGCCGCAACTGGCCGTGCACGAGGACAATCCCTTTTTGAATTCGTACCCCGATGGCGAGCGCACCGCTGCATTGACGAAGGTTGTTGGAGATCTGCTTTCAAAGAGCCATCCTGTTGATATGGTGCACCAGATCGCCTTAGACTGGAACGCCCGCCAGAGCCCGCCGCTTGACGTGGACAAGGTGCGTCGCACGGTGGAGAGCCTTGCGAAGACCGATGCACGCAACCACCCCGAACGCCACAAGGTGCCGCTGACCCCGCTGTTTGACATCGCCGACGCCAACATCGATCTTCTGCTGCGCACGAGCCCGCCTGTTCGCCGCTGGCTCTTGAGCGGCATGCTGCCCTTGGGGATTGTCGGCATGATCGTCGCTCCGGGCGGCACCGGCAAGAGCCAGTTCGTGCTGCAAATGGGAGTGACCGTAGCAACGGGCATCCCCCTTTGCGACGTGTGGCAGGGTGGCGAGCGTGGCACGGCGCTGCTGCTGTTGGCCGAGGATGAGATTGACGAGGTGCACCGCCGCCTTGACCGCATCATCACGGAGTTGAGCCCGAGCCATCCAGCGATGGCCGCCGATCTGCGCAAGGGGCTTTTCATCAAGTCATTGACGGCCAGCAATAACCTGATGACCCGCGCACAGCGCCGTGGCGATGTGGAGGCCACGGACTATGTTGACCGCCTGCTTTTGACGGTTGCAGGCATCCCCGACCTGAAACTCATCGTGATCGACCCGGCCTCACGCTTTCGCGGTGGCGATGAAAATGCCGCCGACGACACCACCCGATTCATTGAGCAGTTGGAGCGCCTGCGCCATGCCACCGGGGCTACCGTGCTGGTCTGCCACCATGCAAACAAGGCCAGCATGAACCCCACGACCGGCACCCGTGGGCAGGCCGCCACGCGCGGCTCCAGTGCCATGACGGACGGCGTTCGCTGGCAGCTCAACCTTTCACCGGCTACGAAAGAGGCAAAAGTTGGACTGGACGCCAGCAAGCACTATCTCAGTGCCGAACTGACCAAGAGCAACTACGGCCCACCCATCGATGCAGAAATCTTGATCCGCAAACCGAACGGCTATCTGGTCGGCCTGCGTGCCAGCGGGGTACCTGTGACTCTCGAAGATCGTGTATTGCAACTGATCCGCGACGAAGCAGCTCTTGGAAAGAGCTATTCAGCCAACCAGATCGAGAACACGTTTGGTGGCGAGGGCGGCAGTCTGAAAGCAGGGAAGAACTCTGTACGGAAAGCCGTCAATGCGCTGCTGAATGCCGGGAAGATTCGCCGCGATCACGGAAAGCTCGTTGCCATGCCGGACAAACCGATCAATTTTCCCTCTGCCGCCGGTTCGATACCTTGA